GGCATCGGCACCAGGGCCGGGCCGGAGTCGTCCTTGTCGAGCAGCAGCTCCACCGCCCGGCGACCCATCTGCTCGTGCGGGATGGCGGCGGTGGAGAGCCCCGGGCGCAGCCAGGAGGCGATCGGATCGTCGTCGAAGGAGATCACCGAGATGTCGTCGGGGATGGTCAGGCCGGCCTCCCCGAGCGCCTGGTACGCGCCGAAGGCCAGCCGGTCGTTCATGCAGATGATGGCGCTCGGCCGGTCCGGGCGGGCGAGCAGGGCCTGCGTCGCGGTGTAGCCGTGCTCCGGCAGCCACTCGGTGCAGAAGCCCTCGGCGAACAGCGCGACACCGTCGGCGGCGAGCGTGCTCCGGATGCCGCGCAGCCGCGCCTCGGCGGCGAGGGAGATCTCCGGGTCGCGTTCCTTGGGTCGGTTGCGGCCGATCAGGGCGATCCGGTCCCGGTGGCCCCGGGCGAGCAGGGCCTCGGCGATCGTGGCGCCGGCCAACTCGTCGTCTGGCAGCACGCTCGGCAGCTCCTCCGAGCTGGTGGCGTTGAGCAGCACCACCGGGCCGTTCAGGATGGCCTTCGGCACGGTCAGCCGGCGGGTGGCCATCGCCGCGTAGATCACGCCGTCGACCTGGCGGTCGAGGATCGCCTCGATGGCGTACTGCTCGAACGACGCGTCACCCTGGGTCTCGGTGATCAGCAGGACGTGGTCGCGCTCGCGGGCGGCGTCCAGCGCGCCCCGGATCAGGCCGCCGGCGAAGCGGGTGGTGGCGACGATGTCCGAGACGAAGGCGATGGTCGCCGTCTTGCGGGTACGCAGACTGCGGGCGGCCACGTTCGGCCGGTAGCCGAGTTCCTCCGCCGCCGCGAAGACACGCTGGTGCGCCTCGGCGGAGAGTCGGGTGCCCTCCCGCCCGTTGAGCACCATCGAGGCTGCGGTCTTGGACAGCCCAGCCCGTCGCGCGACATCGGCCAGTGTTGCCCTGTTGCGGCCCATCAGTCCTCCGTTCGCGGTCGTCCGTACGACGCCGCCGTTGCCCATCATGATGGGTCGAGTCGCGTTCCGGCTCACCGGTGACCGGCCGGGTGTCGGCGAAGCCCCCTGGTGAACCCCTTGTTTCCGGACCGTTGCCAACTCGTCCTTGACAGGCCGGGGTGCCGCGCGCATGCTCTGCTAAATCAGTTTAGCGACGTTGTTTCGCCACTGCGGGGGCCGCTGTCACAGCGACCTCCGAGGTCATATCGGATACCGCGAGCCGAGGTCGGGTGCGCGACGCGCAGGCGTGGCGTTCACCGACCGTGGTGGCGAGCGTACCCCCGGTCGACGACCGGTGGGGACGTGCGGATGAGTCAAGGGAGCCATTGACGTGCGGGAGTTGTCCACCAGATTCACCCGTCGCCGGCTGGCACTGATGGTGCCACTACTCGCCGTCGGTCTGACGGCCACCGCCTGTAGCGCACCCGGTTCGGAACAGACCGCGCCGGAGGACTCCGGCGCCCCGGTCAGCACCGAGCTCGGGACCGACCCGATCACCCTGGAGATGTACGCGGAGACCGGCTTCCCGCTGGCCAAGGCGCTCGCCGACGAGTTCACCAAGCAGCACCCCAACGTCACGTTCAACATCCGCGAGGACCAGTTCACGGTCATCGTGGAAAACGCGCCCCGGGTGCTCGCCTCGGACAACGCGCCCGACATCATCCGGCTGCCCACCATGGTCGACCTGGTGAAGGACGGCCTGCTTAAGAACCTCGACCCGTACTTCGACGCGCACGGCTGGGACAAGTTCCCCGCCTCCCAGCTCGTCCAGCTCCGGCTCACCGACGGCGGCGCGGAGCGCGGCACCGGCTCGCTGTACGGCATGGGGCTCGGCTACAGCGTGACCGGCGTGTTCTACAACAAGAAGCAGGCCGAGCAGGTGGGCATGACCCAGCCGCCGGCCACCATCGCCGAGTTCGAGGACCTGTTGGCCAAGGCCAAGTCCGCCGACCTCCAGCCGATCATGCAGTTCAACAAGAACACCGCCGGCATCAACTTCCCGTACCAGGCGTTGCAGAACCAGTTCGGCGACCCGGCCCCGATCGCGGACTGGATCTTCCAGAAGCCGGGTGCCACCTTCGACACCCCCGCGTCGCTGAAGGCCGCCCAGACCATCGAGAAGTGGGCCAAGGCCGGCTACTTCCCGAAGGACGCCAACGCCATCGACTACACCGCGATGATGGGCGAGTTCCAGAAGGGCAACGGCCTGTTCATGTTCAACGGCGACTGGGAGTCGGCGAACCTGGACAAGAACATGGCCGGCGACGTCGGGTTCTTCCTCTTCCCCGGTGAGACCGCCGAGGCCAAGAACGTGGCGATGTCCGCGCCGAACACCTTCGGTGTCGGTGCCCGGGCCAAGAACGCCGACGCCGCGGCCTTCTTCCTCAACTGGGTGCACACCAACGACAAGGCCCGTGAGATCTCGGTCAACGTCGGCGGCTCGCACCCGGGCGGCCCGGCCGACCTGGCGCTGCCGCCGGTGACCGAGGGCACCGTCCTGGCCGAGACGCTGAAGGCGTCCCAGCAGCTCGGCGCCGACAACGGCGCGGTGGACTTCACCGCCAACGCCACCGGTGGCATCTTCGCCGCCGCCATCACCCCGGAGATGCAGAAGCTGATCGCCGGCCAGCAGAACCCGGAGGGCTACGTCAAGGCGGTCCAGGCCGAGTATGAGAAGGAACTCTCCCGATGACGTCTGCCCTCGGCAGCGTTCCCGCCGGGTCGGGCACCCCTGCCCGACCCGGCGGTGCGGACCCCCGTCCCGCCATGCGGCCCCACCGGAAGCGGTGGGGCCGCGTGGTGCGGTGGAGCGGCTGGCTCTGGGTCCTGCCCGCCCTGGCCATGTACGGCTTCTTCGTCCTGCGTCCGCTCGTGATGACCGTGCAGTACTCGCTCTACCGCTGGAACGGCATCGGGGCGGCCACCTGGGTCGGCCTGGACAACTACGTCACCGTCTTCACCGACCGCGACCTGCTGAAGATCATCGGTAACGCCTTCGTCCTGATCATCTTCTTCAGTTTCATCCCGGTCGTCCTCGGCCTGGTGGTGGCCAGCCTGGTCCGGCGCATCACCACCGGCCCCGGCGGCACGCTGGTCCGGACCGTGCTCTTCCTGCCGCAGGTGATCCCGCTGGTGGCGGCCGGTATCGCGTGGAGTTGGGTGCTGTCCAGCAACGGTCTGGTCAACCAGGCCCTGCGGGCCGTCGGGCTGGACGGCATCACCCGGGCCTGGCTCGGCGAGTTCAGCACCGCGCTGCCGTCGGTGGGCGTGATCGGCACCTGGATCATGCTCGGCCTCTGCACGATCCTGCTGGTCACCGGCATGAGCAAGATCGACCCGTCGCTGTACGAGGCGGCCCGGATGGACGGTGCCGGCCCGATCCGTGAGTTCTTCGCGGTGACCCTGCCCAGCCTCCGCCAGGAGATCGGCGTCTGCCTCACCGTGACCATCATCGCGGCCCTGGCCAGCTTCGACATCGTCTACATCTCGACCAGCGGCGGCCCGGGCATCCAGACCACCGTGCCGGGGCTGGAGATCTACCGGCTGGCCTTCTCCCAGCGCCAGGTCGGGCTCGCCTCGGCCCTGGGCGTGGTGCTGATGCTGCTGGTGCTGATCTGTGTGCTGCCCATCCAGCGGCTGACCCGGGGGGAGAAGCCATGAACATGACCACCCGCAGCGAGCGGCTGACCGGGCGGATCTTCCTGATCGCCCTGGTCGTCGTCACCCTGCTGCCGTTCCTGAGCATGCTCTCGGCGGCCCTGCAACCACGTGGCACCGTACCCACCGGTCTGGCCTGGCCCTCCGATCCACAGTGGGGAAACTTCGCCGACGCCTTCACCGCCGCGAACATGGGCGCCCTGCTGGGGTCCAGCATGCTGATCGTGGCCGGGGTGGTGCCGTTCGGCGTGATCATCGCGACCATGGCCGGCTTCGGCCTCGGGCACCTGCGGGTGGCCGGCGGTCACATCGCCTTCGGGTTGCTGCTGCTCGGTCTCACGCTGCCCTTCGAGGCGGTGGTGACCCCGCTGTACTACCAGATGCGGGACCTCGGTCTGCTGAACACCCGGTGGGCCATAATCCTGCCGCTGGTCGGCCTCTACATGCCGTTCGCGGTCTTCTGGATGCGCGCCCACTTCACCAACGTGCCGCGTGAGCTGTCCGAGGCCGCGCGCGTCGACGGCAGCAACACCTGGCAGCTGTTCTGGCGGGTGCACGTGCCGCTGGCCCGACCGGCCATCGCCTCGCTGACCATCCTGCTGTTCCTCTGGACCTGGAACCAGTTCCTGCTCGCCATCGTCATGGTCGACGACGCCACCAAACGGACCATGGCCGGTGCCCTCGGCGCGTTCCAGGGACAGTGGGGAACCGATCTGGTCTTGCTCTGCGCCGGATCGTTGCTCATCCTCACTCCGACGCTCATCGTGTTCCTGATCTTCCAGCGCCAGTTCATCAAGGCGCTCCTGCAGGGCTCCGTGAAGGGATGACGGGTTGAACGACACCCCGATCCACGGCCACGCCGACGAGGGCTTCGGGCCCGTCGCCGACGTGTTCCGGGACAACTTCGTCCACCGTGGGGAGGTCGGCGCCGCAGTCGCCGTCTACCTGCGGGGCACCAAGGTCGTGGACCTGTACGGAGGGCTGGCCGACCAGCGCTCCGGACGGCCCTGGACCGCCGACACCCCGGCCGTCGTCTTCTCGGTGACCAAGGGGATCATGGCGATCTGCGCCTACCTCCTGGTCCAGCAGGGCCGGCTCGACCTCGACGCCCCGGTCATCCGGTACTGGCCCGAGTTCGGTCGGCACGGCAAGGCCGAGATCCCGGTCCGCTGGCTGCTCACCCACCAGTCCGGACTGCCCACGCTGGACCGCGCCTTCACCCGGGCGGAGGTGCTCGCCTGGGACCCGGTGATCGAGGCGATCGAGGCACAGACCCCGCTGTGGCAGCCGGGTACGGCCCACAGCTATCACCCGATCACCTACGGCTGGCTGATCGGCGAGGTGATCCGCCGGATCACCGGGGAGATGCCCGGCACCTATCTCGCCCGGACCCTCGCCGAGCCGCTCGGTCTGCGTACCTGGGTCGGCCTGCCGCCCGCCGAGCGCGACGCGGTCGCCTGGATGCTGGCACCGCTCGGCGAGCCCTTCCCGGCCGGCGACCCGGTCGCCGACCGTGGGATCACCATGGGCGGCGCGTTCGCCTTCCCCGCCGACGCCGCCGGCCTGGTCAGCTTCAACGACCCGGCGATCCAGGCCGCCCAGATCCCCGGTGCGGGCGGGATCAGCACCGCCGAGTCGCTGGCCCGCCTCTACGCCGCCTGCGTCTCCGAGGTCGGCGGCGGACCGCTGCTCACCACCGCGTCCGTCGACGACGCCGTCACCGTCCGCGTCGCCGGCCAACAGGTGTACGGACTCCCCGACGTCGGACACCGCTGGGGGACCGGCTTCCTCGTCCACTCGACGCCGCGCCCGATGCTCGGCGAACGCAGCTTCGGCCACGACGGTGCGGGCGGACACCTCGCCTTCGGCGACGACCAGCACCGGGTCGGTTTCGGCTACGTGGTCAACCAGATGGGCGGCGTGGTCGACGAGCGGGCCAATCTGCTCGCCGCGGCCCTGCTCTCCTGCCTGAGCAAGTAGGCGGATCGGGTCGACGTCACGGCCGACGAGCCGTGACGTCGACCCCGCCGTCACCCGTCCGGCGTGGTGCGGCCCGTCCGACCTGACCGGCCCGTGCGGCGCAGGGCGCTGACCACCAGCAGGGGTGCGAACGCCTCCGCGCCGGCCGCCACCCGCTCGGCCAGACCGACCCGCCCGCCGTCGGCCGCCATCTCGGCAACGAACCAGGCCACGGCCAGCAGCAGCCCGACCGCCAGCGCCACCCACGGCGCCCGTTGC
Above is a window of Verrucosispora sp. NA02020 DNA encoding:
- a CDS encoding LacI family DNA-binding transcriptional regulator, yielding MGRNRATLADVARRAGLSKTAASMVLNGREGTRLSAEAHQRVFAAAEELGYRPNVAARSLRTRKTATIAFVSDIVATTRFAGGLIRGALDAARERDHVLLITETQGDASFEQYAIEAILDRQVDGVIYAAMATRRLTVPKAILNGPVVLLNATSSEELPSVLPDDELAGATIAEALLARGHRDRIALIGRNRPKERDPEISLAAEARLRGIRSTLAADGVALFAEGFCTEWLPEHGYTATQALLARPDRPSAIICMNDRLAFGAYQALGEAGLTIPDDISVISFDDDPIASWLRPGLSTAAIPHEQMGRRAVELLLDKDDSGPALVPMPLRRRRSVATPAGRTPMPRTESDSAPRSRAKPI
- a CDS encoding ABC transporter substrate-binding protein — its product is MRELSTRFTRRRLALMVPLLAVGLTATACSAPGSEQTAPEDSGAPVSTELGTDPITLEMYAETGFPLAKALADEFTKQHPNVTFNIREDQFTVIVENAPRVLASDNAPDIIRLPTMVDLVKDGLLKNLDPYFDAHGWDKFPASQLVQLRLTDGGAERGTGSLYGMGLGYSVTGVFYNKKQAEQVGMTQPPATIAEFEDLLAKAKSADLQPIMQFNKNTAGINFPYQALQNQFGDPAPIADWIFQKPGATFDTPASLKAAQTIEKWAKAGYFPKDANAIDYTAMMGEFQKGNGLFMFNGDWESANLDKNMAGDVGFFLFPGETAEAKNVAMSAPNTFGVGARAKNADAAAFFLNWVHTNDKAREISVNVGGSHPGGPADLALPPVTEGTVLAETLKASQQLGADNGAVDFTANATGGIFAAAITPEMQKLIAGQQNPEGYVKAVQAEYEKELSR
- a CDS encoding carbohydrate ABC transporter permease, with protein sequence MTSALGSVPAGSGTPARPGGADPRPAMRPHRKRWGRVVRWSGWLWVLPALAMYGFFVLRPLVMTVQYSLYRWNGIGAATWVGLDNYVTVFTDRDLLKIIGNAFVLIIFFSFIPVVLGLVVASLVRRITTGPGGTLVRTVLFLPQVIPLVAAGIAWSWVLSSNGLVNQALRAVGLDGITRAWLGEFSTALPSVGVIGTWIMLGLCTILLVTGMSKIDPSLYEAARMDGAGPIREFFAVTLPSLRQEIGVCLTVTIIAALASFDIVYISTSGGPGIQTTVPGLEIYRLAFSQRQVGLASALGVVLMLLVLICVLPIQRLTRGEKP
- a CDS encoding carbohydrate ABC transporter permease gives rise to the protein MNMTTRSERLTGRIFLIALVVVTLLPFLSMLSAALQPRGTVPTGLAWPSDPQWGNFADAFTAANMGALLGSSMLIVAGVVPFGVIIATMAGFGLGHLRVAGGHIAFGLLLLGLTLPFEAVVTPLYYQMRDLGLLNTRWAIILPLVGLYMPFAVFWMRAHFTNVPRELSEAARVDGSNTWQLFWRVHVPLARPAIASLTILLFLWTWNQFLLAIVMVDDATKRTMAGALGAFQGQWGTDLVLLCAGSLLILTPTLIVFLIFQRQFIKALLQGSVKG
- a CDS encoding serine hydrolase domain-containing protein is translated as MNDTPIHGHADEGFGPVADVFRDNFVHRGEVGAAVAVYLRGTKVVDLYGGLADQRSGRPWTADTPAVVFSVTKGIMAICAYLLVQQGRLDLDAPVIRYWPEFGRHGKAEIPVRWLLTHQSGLPTLDRAFTRAEVLAWDPVIEAIEAQTPLWQPGTAHSYHPITYGWLIGEVIRRITGEMPGTYLARTLAEPLGLRTWVGLPPAERDAVAWMLAPLGEPFPAGDPVADRGITMGGAFAFPADAAGLVSFNDPAIQAAQIPGAGGISTAESLARLYAACVSEVGGGPLLTTASVDDAVTVRVAGQQVYGLPDVGHRWGTGFLVHSTPRPMLGERSFGHDGAGGHLAFGDDQHRVGFGYVVNQMGGVVDERANLLAAALLSCLSK